In Rana temporaria chromosome 13 unlocalized genomic scaffold, aRanTem1.1 scaffold_420_arrow_ctg1, whole genome shotgun sequence, one genomic interval encodes:
- the LOC120922003 gene encoding early nodulin-75-like yields MTTRGPSHDNTGPPHDNTGPPHDNTGPPHENTGPPHDNTGPPHDNTGPPHDNTGPPHDNTGPPHDNTGPPHDNTGPPHDNTGPPHDNTGPPHDNTGPPHDNTGPPHDNTGPPHDNTGPLT; encoded by the coding sequence ATGACAACACGGGGCCCCTCACATGACAACACGGGGCCCCCACATGACAACACGGGGCCCCCACATGACAACACGGGGCCCCCACATGAGAACACGGGGCCCCCACATGACAACACGGGGCCCCCACATGACAACACGGGGCCCCCACATGACAACACGGGGCCCCCACATGACAACACGGGGCCCCCACATGACAACACGGGGCCCCCACATGACAACACGGGGCCCCCACATGACAACACGGGGCCCCCACATGACAACACGGGGCCCCCACATGACAACACGGGGCCCCCACATGACAACACGGGGCCCCCACATGACAACACGGGGCCCCCACATGACAACACGGGGCCCCTCACATGA